A stretch of Cryptosporangium aurantiacum DNA encodes these proteins:
- a CDS encoding PaaI family thioesterase, which yields MELDPPAERPDLGHPAHQAAVLAGLNASRGELNSALGIQFVAVEPGRLTATMPIDGNRQPFGLLHGGASAAFAETLGSCLANLAAPAGLVPVGVDLNATHHRSARTGNVTGVCTALHEGRTTATYSVEITDSTGRRVCTARLTCQFVPPRG from the coding sequence GTGGAATTGGATCCTCCGGCGGAGCGTCCCGACCTCGGCCACCCGGCACACCAGGCCGCCGTGCTCGCCGGCCTCAACGCGAGCCGCGGCGAGCTCAACTCCGCGCTCGGCATCCAATTCGTCGCGGTGGAGCCCGGCCGCCTCACCGCGACCATGCCGATCGACGGAAACCGGCAGCCGTTCGGCCTGCTCCACGGCGGGGCGTCGGCCGCGTTCGCCGAGACGCTCGGATCCTGCCTGGCGAATCTGGCCGCACCGGCGGGCCTGGTGCCGGTCGGCGTGGACCTCAACGCCACTCACCATCGTTCAGCCCGCACCGGGAACGTGACCGGCGTCTGCACCGCCCTCCACGAGGGCCGCACGACGGCCACCTACTCCGTCGAGATCACCGACAGCACCGGCCGGCGGGTTTGCACCGCCCGGCTGACGTGCCAGTTCGTACCTCCGCGGGGCTGA
- a CDS encoding aldehyde dehydrogenase: MTATAEPSAPPEPADREHYQMLIGGSWVDASDKGRFDSINPFDGTHWADVPAATEDDVDAAVRAARAAFETGPWAGYSPAQRAGVLRRLGDLIAANADELARVQVLENGKLIREVGGQTRALSGHCYFYAGVAETTHGQTLASSVPNMHVFTVREPIGVIAAITPWNSPLALLLWKLCPALAAGNTMVIKPSEVTPVSTLLLGRLILEAGIPAGVVNIVTGAGPTGAALAAHPGVDKVAFTGSTAVGKAIAVTTAERLARVSLELGGKSPNIVFPDADLSNAVNGVIAGVFAATGQTCMAGSRVLVHEDIYEQFSRDLAAKAAAIKIGDPLDPATEMGTVASAPQYEKVLSYIEIAKSEGAELLAGGKKPDDPALAKGLFVEPAVFGGVTNDMRIAQEEVFGPVVVLIPFRDEDHAVQIANDTRFGLAAGIWTRDVARAHRLARRLRAGTVWVNNYRKTNYVAPFGGFKESGLGRENGADAINEYTEVKTVWIDLGNQITDPFNPRA; this comes from the coding sequence ATGACCGCTACCGCCGAACCCTCCGCCCCGCCCGAGCCCGCGGACCGGGAGCACTACCAGATGTTGATCGGCGGGTCCTGGGTCGACGCGTCCGACAAGGGCCGTTTCGACTCGATCAACCCGTTCGACGGCACGCACTGGGCCGACGTCCCGGCCGCGACCGAGGACGACGTGGACGCCGCCGTGCGAGCGGCCCGCGCGGCCTTCGAGACCGGCCCGTGGGCCGGGTACTCCCCGGCGCAGCGTGCTGGTGTGCTCCGGCGGCTGGGGGACCTGATCGCGGCCAACGCCGACGAGCTGGCCCGCGTCCAGGTGCTGGAGAACGGCAAGCTGATCCGCGAGGTCGGTGGGCAGACCCGGGCGCTGTCCGGGCACTGCTACTTCTATGCCGGCGTCGCCGAGACCACCCACGGGCAGACGCTCGCGAGCAGCGTCCCGAACATGCACGTGTTCACCGTCCGTGAGCCGATCGGGGTGATCGCCGCGATCACGCCCTGGAACAGCCCGCTGGCGTTGCTGCTCTGGAAGCTCTGCCCGGCGCTCGCCGCCGGGAACACGATGGTGATCAAGCCGTCGGAGGTCACGCCGGTCTCCACGCTGCTGCTCGGCCGGCTCATCCTGGAAGCCGGGATTCCCGCGGGCGTCGTCAACATCGTTACTGGCGCCGGTCCGACCGGTGCGGCGCTCGCCGCACATCCCGGCGTCGATAAGGTGGCGTTCACCGGCTCGACCGCCGTCGGCAAGGCGATCGCGGTCACCACGGCCGAACGGCTCGCCCGGGTCTCCCTCGAACTGGGCGGTAAGTCACCCAACATCGTCTTCCCCGACGCTGACCTCTCGAACGCCGTCAACGGCGTCATCGCCGGGGTGTTCGCGGCCACCGGCCAGACCTGCATGGCCGGCTCGCGCGTGCTGGTCCACGAGGACATCTACGAGCAGTTCAGCCGCGACCTCGCGGCGAAGGCAGCGGCGATCAAGATCGGCGACCCACTCGACCCGGCGACCGAGATGGGCACGGTGGCGAGTGCGCCGCAGTACGAGAAGGTGCTCTCCTACATCGAGATCGCCAAGTCCGAGGGCGCCGAGCTGCTGGCCGGTGGCAAGAAGCCCGACGATCCGGCGCTGGCGAAGGGGCTGTTCGTCGAGCCCGCCGTTTTCGGTGGCGTCACCAACGACATGCGGATCGCGCAGGAGGAGGTGTTCGGACCGGTCGTGGTGCTCATCCCCTTCCGGGACGAGGACCATGCCGTGCAAATCGCCAACGACACCCGCTTCGGCCTGGCCGCCGGCATCTGGACCCGTGACGTCGCCCGCGCCCACCGCTTGGCGCGACGCCTGCGTGCCGGCACCGTCTGGGTCAACAACTACCGCAAGACCAACTACGTAGCCCCGTTCGGTGGCTTCAAGGAGAGCGGCCTGGGCCGCGAGAACGGTGCAGACGCGATCAACGAGTACACCGAGGTCAAGACCGTCTGGATCGACCTGGGCAACCAGATCACCGATCCGTTCAACCCACGGGCCTGA
- a CDS encoding FAD-binding protein: protein MTEQQTDLVVVGCGAGGLATAVQFLQDAPGRRVTVLERTPRTQRGGNTTWTGSFFRLDADGRPAADFEQRMAELSNGKTDPAIIRRLAADAEPTMRWLNEQGVRTVADTTYFLTSKGPRLMPAGGGAAIVERLCVRVEELGGTIEYGATARALITEDERVVGVETDDGRSWRAPTVVLASGGFEGSADLLARHLGERGRELPTISPGGRANQGEGLEMALAVGAGVDGQFDRFHGEPIDPRTNIAEALVMVYPYGILVDHEGKRFVDEGSDTPDNTFEHVAYRIWRDADQYAYLIADQKLARQEISRAVLTDRAPETADTLEALAVRLGIDATALTATVDEYNKAAVPGPLVVTGLDGVATSGLTPPKSNWARPIDEPPYVAWPVTCAITFTFGGVRTDADSRVLRVDGEPIEGLYAVGELAGIYHHKYPGATSVLRALVFGRIAGRTAAGR from the coding sequence GTGACCGAGCAGCAGACCGACCTCGTCGTGGTCGGATGCGGCGCCGGAGGGCTGGCGACCGCAGTCCAGTTCCTGCAGGATGCTCCTGGCCGGCGTGTGACGGTGCTCGAACGCACGCCTCGGACACAGCGCGGCGGCAACACCACCTGGACCGGTTCGTTCTTCCGCCTCGACGCCGACGGGCGTCCCGCCGCGGACTTCGAACAGCGCATGGCCGAGCTCAGCAACGGCAAGACCGATCCGGCGATCATCCGCCGGCTGGCCGCCGATGCCGAACCGACAATGCGGTGGCTCAACGAGCAGGGTGTACGGACCGTCGCGGACACCACCTACTTCCTCACGTCCAAGGGTCCCCGCCTCATGCCCGCCGGCGGCGGTGCGGCGATCGTGGAGAGGCTTTGCGTGCGCGTCGAGGAGCTCGGCGGCACCATCGAGTACGGCGCCACCGCGCGGGCCCTGATTACCGAGGACGAGCGGGTCGTCGGCGTCGAGACCGACGATGGCCGCTCCTGGCGCGCCCCCACCGTCGTGCTGGCCTCCGGCGGGTTCGAGGGCAGCGCCGACCTGCTGGCCCGCCATCTCGGCGAGCGCGGGCGGGAGCTACCGACGATCAGCCCCGGCGGCCGGGCGAACCAAGGGGAGGGGCTGGAGATGGCCCTCGCCGTGGGCGCCGGGGTCGACGGGCAGTTCGACCGCTTCCACGGCGAGCCGATCGACCCACGCACCAACATCGCCGAAGCGCTCGTGATGGTCTACCCCTACGGCATCCTCGTCGACCACGAGGGCAAGCGCTTCGTCGACGAGGGCTCCGACACCCCCGACAACACGTTCGAGCACGTCGCGTACCGGATCTGGCGCGACGCCGACCAGTACGCCTACCTCATCGCCGACCAGAAGCTGGCTCGGCAGGAGATCTCCCGGGCCGTCCTCACCGACCGGGCCCCGGAGACCGCCGATACCCTGGAGGCGCTCGCCGTCCGGCTCGGGATCGATGCCACCGCGCTGACCGCCACCGTCGACGAGTACAACAAGGCAGCCGTCCCCGGCCCGCTCGTGGTCACCGGGCTCGACGGGGTCGCCACCAGCGGGCTGACCCCGCCGAAGTCCAACTGGGCGCGCCCCATCGACGAACCGCCTTACGTCGCGTGGCCGGTGACCTGCGCGATCACGTTCACGTTCGGCGGCGTCCGCACCGATGCCGACTCTCGCGTCCTCCGTGTCGACGGCGAGCCGATCGAGGGCCTCTACGCGGTCGGCGAGCTGGCCGGCATCTACCACCACAAGTACCCCGGTGCGACGTCGGTTCTGCGCGCACTCGTCTTCGGCCGGATAGCCGGCCGCACCGCCGCCGGCCGCTGA
- a CDS encoding IclR family transcriptional regulator, with translation MTEIPSRTDGGVRSITRAVDLLALFESEHPARTLREIVTLTELPKTTVLRLLGTLTTLGLVSARQDGCYGLGATFLSWVRLAQSVWEVNAETRRVMHELVDACGETVNVYIRQDVHRMSIAQQAGTATVRSVVEVGVPLPLAQGAAAKVLLGGVPPVVWQALAVEYPETDVDGLHREAASTAELGYAITHGERELGASSVATPIRNRDGRVIAALSVSGPTSRFTADRVGGYVDAVTAAAQRISATGLGNVEVYL, from the coding sequence ATGACGGAGATCCCATCCCGGACGGACGGCGGCGTTCGGAGCATCACGCGCGCCGTGGACCTGCTCGCGCTGTTCGAGTCCGAGCATCCGGCGCGCACTCTGCGCGAAATCGTGACCCTGACCGAACTACCCAAGACCACGGTTCTCCGGCTGCTGGGAACGTTGACGACGTTGGGTCTCGTCTCGGCACGGCAGGACGGCTGCTACGGGCTCGGAGCGACGTTCCTGAGTTGGGTCCGACTGGCCCAGTCCGTGTGGGAGGTCAATGCCGAGACCCGCCGGGTGATGCACGAGTTGGTCGACGCCTGCGGTGAGACGGTCAACGTCTACATCCGGCAGGACGTCCATCGGATGTCGATCGCCCAGCAGGCGGGCACCGCCACCGTCCGCAGTGTGGTGGAGGTCGGAGTCCCGTTGCCGCTGGCACAGGGCGCGGCGGCGAAGGTGCTGCTGGGTGGCGTGCCGCCGGTCGTCTGGCAAGCGTTGGCGGTCGAGTACCCGGAGACCGACGTCGACGGGCTGCACCGGGAGGCAGCCAGTACGGCCGAGCTCGGCTACGCGATCACCCACGGCGAGCGGGAACTCGGGGCGTCCTCGGTCGCCACCCCGATTCGCAACCGGGACGGCCGCGTCATCGCCGCGCTGTCGGTCAGCGGACCGACGTCACGGTTCACGGCTGATCGGGTCGGCGGATACGTCGACGCCGTCACCGCCGCCGCGCAGCGCATCAGCGCCACCGGCCTGGGGAACGTCGAGGTCTACCTGTGA